A single genomic interval of bacterium harbors:
- a CDS encoding ion transporter has protein sequence MRSEGSAGPYQLFMLVLCVMALILLAIDTFVPAGEDTETILSVADTLICVLFLIDFLVSLISAPNRWRYLRTWGWIDLLSSIPAVNLARLGRAARVLRILRVLRGVRATKVLSSFILEKRAESAVLAAAILTLLLLVFSSIAVLGLERGVENANIRTAEDALWWAVATVTTVGYGDRYPITTEGRVIAGILMIAGVGLFGTFSGFVASWFLAPRRGNEAK, from the coding sequence ATGCGTTCGGAAGGTTCTGCCGGGCCGTATCAGCTATTTATGCTCGTGCTATGCGTTATGGCGCTGATCCTCTTAGCGATTGACACATTTGTTCCTGCAGGAGAAGACACCGAGACAATTCTCTCTGTTGCTGACACTCTGATTTGCGTGCTCTTCCTCATCGACTTTCTCGTCAGTTTGATCTCAGCGCCAAATCGTTGGCGCTATCTAAGAACTTGGGGCTGGATCGATCTACTTTCTAGCATCCCCGCCGTTAATCTCGCGCGACTCGGGCGTGCTGCAAGGGTGCTTCGCATTCTTCGGGTATTGCGCGGAGTCCGAGCAACGAAGGTGCTATCCTCATTCATTCTCGAAAAACGAGCCGAGAGTGCGGTGCTTGCGGCAGCGATCCTGACGCTTCTCCTGCTCGTCTTCTCGAGCATTGCTGTTTTGGGACTTGAGAGGGGTGTCGAGAACGCAAACATCCGTACAGCAGAAGATGCGCTATGGTGGGCAGTGGCAACAGTTACGACCGTAGGATACGGAGATCGTTATCCCATCACGACTGAGGGGCGCGTGATTGCGGGCATACTGATGATAGCTGGCGTGGGATTATTCGGGACTTTTTCCGGATTCGTGGCATCGTGGTTCTTGGCTCCGCGAAGAGGGAACGAAGCGAAGTAA
- a CDS encoding type I restriction enzyme HsdR N-terminal domain-containing protein produces MAKNTRLRSNLKSWIPRLLQAQSDNLNEADTSARIAKVFEEVLGYDALEEIGRETEMKGKYVDLAIKLDGAIKILIEVKSAGVTLRDRHIEQAEGYASRNNYEWVLLTNGIVWTLYHLSFEEGIEYERVFSVDIGQCELDEACECFSLLSRDSIRKNLHEKHWEHQSALSPAQLGKSIFREDVLMYLRRIIRKQNGILVDLEDLANAIQGMLSTETRELMGPPRIRRQRRRTASEKADTSTAHAPSPANETASESRPSSQPG; encoded by the coding sequence ATGGCCAAGAATACGCGCTTGCGTTCAAACCTCAAGTCGTGGATTCCTCGACTGCTTCAAGCTCAGTCTGATAATCTCAATGAGGCGGATACTTCGGCTCGAATTGCAAAAGTGTTCGAAGAAGTCCTCGGTTATGACGCTCTAGAAGAGATCGGACGCGAGACTGAAATGAAGGGCAAATATGTTGACTTGGCGATAAAACTGGATGGTGCCATAAAGATTCTCATCGAGGTAAAGTCTGCTGGAGTCACACTCCGAGATCGGCACATCGAACAGGCCGAGGGCTATGCATCGCGAAACAACTACGAATGGGTATTGCTCACCAACGGCATAGTTTGGACCCTGTATCACTTAAGTTTCGAGGAGGGAATCGAGTATGAGCGGGTGTTTTCGGTGGACATTGGGCAATGCGAGCTAGACGAGGCCTGCGAGTGCTTTTCACTCCTGAGCAGAGATTCGATCCGTAAGAATCTGCACGAAAAGCATTGGGAGCACCAGTCTGCCTTAAGCCCGGCCCAGCTGGGAAAATCCATCTTCAGAGAGGACGTCCTCATGTATCTCCGAAGAATCATTCGCAAACAAAACGGGATCCTCGTGGACCTCGAAGACTTGGCAAACGCCATCCAGGGGATGCTCTCGACGGAGACACGTGAATTGATGGGACCGCCTCGCATCCGTCGGCAACGGAGACGGACCGCCTCAGAGAAGGCCGATACGTCTACGGCTCACGCACCTTCGCCAGCAAATGAGACGGCATCGGAAAGTCGTCCCTCTTCGCAACCCGGCTAG